A genomic stretch from Pseudoliparis swirei isolate HS2019 ecotype Mariana Trench chromosome 18, NWPU_hadal_v1, whole genome shotgun sequence includes:
- the si:dkey-183j2.10 gene encoding glutamate receptor U1, protein MQIRRIRMLSSFFVLSVGFFLDMGVCTAVQSELRITTIKQEPYAMSKGSQMEGFCMDLLSEVAKKLGFKFKVQLVKDASYGRQDENGNWNGMIGEVVRGEADLAIAPLTLTAAREKAVGMTKPFMQTGISILLRKDISEGTGFFDFLSPFAAKTWVGILIAYLGTAACICIVSRLSPCEWSQPQSEQNRFSLLHSLWYTAGALTLQGVGPHPKALSGRVICCSWWLFTIVLLACYFSNLSSSKTSESTHLTVKGFEDLANQDRIEYGCLAGSSTLAFFKNSNNPVYRRIFEHMERTKSFVSSMDEGVRRAKEGNFAFIGESVSLDLAAARHCELGRAHEVVGMRGYSIAATLGSPIIKNLSVAILQLSEAGELDYLRSKWWASSCIAGKAKSSAVQPHSLKGMFLVLSLGLGLGALLAVLELTSKSRRSAAEQKKSYCTVLTEELSLRLRPSNANKPQENVDKDKEKA, encoded by the exons ATGCAAATCAGGAGAATCAGGATGCTGTCTAGCTTCTTTGTATTGTCTGTTGGGTTTTTCCTTGACATGGGAGTGTGCACTGCAG TGCAATCAGAGTTGAGAATCACCACAATAAAG cAAGAGCCATATGCGATGTCCAAAGGCTCTCAAATGGAAGGCTTTTGCATGGACCTGCTGTCTGAAGTGGCAAAAAAACTGGGCTTCAAGTTCAAAGTGCAGCTGGTGAAAGATGCTTCGTACGGAAGACAAGATGAGAACGGGAACTGGAATGGGATGATtggagaggtggtgagaggg GAGGCCGATCTTGCGATTGCTCCGCTGACTCTTACTGCAGCTCGGGAGAAAGCGGTCGGGATGACCAAACCGTTCATGCAGACAGGAATCAGTATCCTGCTGAGGAAGGACATCTCAGAGGGAACAGGCTTCTTTGATTTCCTGTCCCCCTTTGCAGCCAAGACCTGGGTTGGCATACTCATTGCTTACCTGGGGACGGCTGCTTGCATCTGTATAGTTTCCAG ACTCAGCCCATGTGAGTGGAGTCAGCCTCAGAGTGAGCAGAACAGATTCAGCCTCCTCCACAGCCTGTGGTACACAGCTGGAGCGCTGACTCTCCAAG GTGTTGGGCCACACCCCAAAGCTCTTTCAGGACGTGTCatctgctgcagctggtggTTATTTACCATCGTCCTCCTGGCTTGTTATTTCTCCAACCTCAGCTCCTCTAAGACCTCTGAGTCCACTCACCTGACAGTGAAGGGTTTTGAGGACTTGGCCAATCAGGATAGAATTGAGTATGGCTGTCTGGCTGGCTCTTCCACCCTTGCCTTCTTTAAG AATTCAAACAATCCAGTGTACCGCAGAATCTTTGAACACATGGAGAGAACCAAGAGTTTTGTGTCATCTATGGACGAAGGGGTCCGGCGGGCAAAAGAAGGAAACTTTGCCTTTATTGGAGAGTCTGTTTCTTTGGACTTGGCAGCAGCACGCCACTGTGAGCTGGGCAGAGCACATGAAGTTGTTGGAATGAGGGGATACAGCATTGCGGCCACCCTCG GCTCACCCATCATAAAGAACCTTAGCGTGGCAATTCTACAGCTGAGCGAGGCAGGGGAACTGGATTACCTGCGAAGCAAGTGGTGGGCCAGCAGCTGCATAGCAGGCAAGGCCAAGTCATCAGCTGTGCAGCCACACAGCCTCAAGGGGATGTTTCTGGTTCTTTCCTTGGGCCTCGGGCTGGGAGCACTGCTAGCTGTCCTGGAGCTCACCTCCAAGAGCCGCAGAAGTGCAGCTGAGCAGAAG AAATCCTACTGCACCGTGCTGACTGAGGAACTGAGTCTGCGCTTGAGGCCCAGCAATGCAAACAAACCCCAAGAAAATGTAGacaaagataaagaaaaggCATAA